The following proteins are encoded in a genomic region of Rhizobium sp. CCGE531:
- a CDS encoding TetR/AcrR family transcriptional regulator — translation MQDATSKPEGLRERKRRLTFQRIAEAGMKSFLAKGYQETTIDEIAAAAGISRRTFFYYFKSKDDILLAHQRGYMDALRVGIMENASAGRPVEVVHQATLGLVTRLEAEAPQLLETARLLRQSETLRARTRGNSLQLEQIAYQALCELFPTRDRDGLRLVSMIAVSPLRLSVDKWLQENGRLPLLEYLEDALRKWRTEI, via the coding sequence ATGCAAGATGCAACCTCAAAGCCGGAAGGCCTGCGCGAGCGCAAGCGGCGCCTTACATTTCAACGCATAGCGGAAGCCGGAATGAAATCCTTTCTTGCGAAGGGATATCAGGAAACGACGATCGACGAGATTGCGGCAGCGGCCGGCATTTCCCGCCGGACCTTCTTCTATTACTTCAAAAGCAAGGACGACATTCTTCTGGCGCATCAGCGCGGATACATGGACGCGCTTCGGGTGGGCATCATGGAGAATGCTTCAGCCGGGCGACCGGTCGAGGTGGTTCATCAAGCAACCCTGGGACTTGTGACCCGCCTCGAGGCGGAAGCACCACAGCTTCTTGAGACGGCCAGGCTTTTACGTCAAAGCGAAACCCTGCGCGCCCGTACGCGAGGTAACTCCCTGCAGCTCGAACAAATCGCCTATCAAGCCCTGTGCGAACTGTTTCCGACGAGGGACCGGGACGGTCTACGGCTGGTTTCGATGATCGCAGTGAGCCCGCTTCGCCTGTCGGTCGACAAATGGCTACAGGAAAATGGCAGGCTGCCGCTGCTTGAGTATCTTGAGGATGCTCTCCGGAAATGGCGAACGGAAATCTGA
- a CDS encoding DUF3313 domain-containing protein, producing MSLLTGCAAAPLDRAGSLRSYDGLTRSNGLVARSLLRVSRDDILAAKTIKIIPTAFSMRAESAAFTPEQRNLVTNAVDRALCSGLSERFVVVGLSEPADLTIRAVVTQVKATNATAVGISKVASVGKSLLLPNVPVPVPRIPIGMGSLSLEAEALNPQGVQRAVMIWGRGANAFLDSGTVAREGDAYSLAVKFGGDFSKMLVKGKTPFGATPSMPSKAKLAALVGRTPKYEACKVFGKSPGVKGFVGARLGLPPAWTDKAPANTEKTASKAP from the coding sequence TTGAGCCTGCTGACGGGCTGCGCCGCCGCGCCGCTGGATCGCGCGGGATCCTTGCGGTCCTATGACGGCCTGACCCGATCGAACGGGCTGGTCGCCCGCTCGCTTCTTCGGGTGAGCAGGGATGATATTCTTGCGGCGAAGACCATAAAGATCATTCCGACTGCTTTTTCGATGCGGGCTGAAAGCGCCGCTTTCACGCCCGAGCAACGCAACCTCGTCACCAATGCCGTGGACAGGGCGCTTTGCTCCGGATTGAGCGAACGCTTCGTCGTCGTCGGCCTGTCCGAGCCGGCGGATCTGACCATCCGCGCCGTCGTGACGCAAGTCAAAGCGACGAATGCGACTGCCGTCGGCATCTCGAAAGTCGCGTCCGTGGGCAAGAGCCTATTGTTGCCGAATGTGCCCGTGCCCGTCCCCCGCATTCCGATCGGCATGGGCAGCCTCTCCCTCGAGGCGGAGGCTCTCAACCCCCAGGGCGTGCAGAGGGCTGTCATGATCTGGGGACGTGGCGCAAACGCATTTCTCGATTCGGGAACGGTTGCCAGGGAAGGGGATGCCTATAGCCTTGCCGTCAAATTCGGCGGCGATTTCAGCAAGATGCTGGTCAAGGGCAAGACGCCGTTCGGAGCAACGCCTTCGATGCCATCCAAAGCGAAGCTTGCCGCGCTCGTCGGCCGCACACCGAAATATGAAGCCTGCAAAGTATTCGGCAAGTCGCCGGGTGTGAAGGGCTTCGTGGGAGCCCGCCTTGGTCTTCCGCCCGCATGGACGGACAAGGCTCCGGCGAATACGGAAAAAACGGCATCGAAGGCCCCGTAA
- the edd gene encoding phosphogluconate dehydratase: MAADARISKITARIVERSKPTRERYLDRLRNAATKGAQRSVLGCANLAHGFAICSPSEKEALAGDHVPNLGIITSYNDMLSAHQPFETYPAIIREAAAQAGGIAQVAGGVPAMCDGVTQGQPGMELSLFSRDLIAMSAAVGLSHNMFDAAVFLGVCDKIVPGLVIAALSFGHLPAVFIPAGPMTSGLANDEKSRVRQLYAEGKVGRAELLEAESKSYHGPGTCTFYGTANSNQMLMEIMGFHMPGASFVNPGTPLREALTREAAKRALAITAMGNEFTPAGEMIDERSIVNGVVGLHATGGSTNHTMHLVAMARAAGIVLTWQDISELSDIIPLLARVYPNGLADVNHFHAAGGMGFLIKELLKQGLLHDDVRTVYGQGLSGYSIDIKLGADGNVQREPAPEKSADPKVLASIETPFQNSGGLKMLRGNIGKAVIKISAVKPERHIVEAPAVIFHDQLEMQQAFKDGKLNRDFVAVVRFQGPKANGMPELHKLTPALGVLQDRGFHVALLTDGRMSGASGKVPAAIHVTPEAIDGGPIARIREGDIIRIDAIAGTLEVLVDAADMAEREPVVADLSENEFGMGRELFAPFRHAAGPADQGASVLFRH; this comes from the coding sequence ATGGCCGCTGACGCCCGCATTTCCAAGATTACCGCACGTATCGTCGAGCGCTCGAAGCCGACACGCGAGCGCTATCTGGACCGCCTGCGCAACGCTGCAACAAAGGGCGCACAGCGCTCCGTGCTCGGCTGCGCCAATCTTGCGCATGGCTTCGCCATCTGTTCCCCCTCCGAGAAGGAAGCACTGGCGGGAGACCACGTGCCCAATCTCGGGATCATCACATCCTATAACGACATGCTCTCGGCACATCAGCCCTTCGAAACCTATCCGGCTATCATCCGTGAAGCAGCGGCCCAAGCGGGCGGCATCGCCCAGGTTGCCGGCGGCGTGCCGGCCATGTGCGACGGCGTCACGCAAGGGCAGCCGGGCATGGAACTTTCGCTCTTCTCACGCGATCTGATTGCCATGTCGGCCGCCGTCGGCCTGTCGCACAACATGTTCGATGCGGCCGTCTTCCTCGGCGTCTGCGACAAGATCGTGCCCGGCCTCGTCATCGCTGCCCTCTCCTTCGGCCACCTGCCGGCCGTCTTCATCCCGGCCGGACCGATGACGTCTGGCCTGGCCAATGACGAGAAGTCGCGCGTGCGCCAGCTCTATGCCGAGGGCAAGGTCGGCCGCGCCGAACTTCTCGAGGCGGAATCGAAATCCTATCACGGCCCGGGCACGTGCACCTTCTACGGCACGGCCAATTCGAACCAGATGCTGATGGAAATCATGGGCTTCCATATGCCGGGCGCCTCCTTCGTCAATCCCGGCACGCCGCTGCGCGAAGCCCTGACGCGCGAGGCGGCCAAGCGCGCGCTCGCGATTACCGCCATGGGCAATGAGTTCACGCCGGCCGGCGAGATGATCGACGAGCGCTCGATCGTCAACGGCGTCGTCGGCCTGCACGCGACGGGCGGTTCGACGAACCATACGATGCATCTCGTCGCCATGGCGCGCGCGGCCGGCATCGTGCTCACTTGGCAGGATATTTCCGAGCTCTCCGACATCATCCCGCTGCTTGCCCGCGTCTACCCGAACGGCCTTGCCGACGTGAACCATTTCCACGCCGCCGGCGGCATGGGCTTCCTCATCAAGGAGCTCTTGAAACAGGGGCTGCTGCACGACGACGTGCGCACCGTTTACGGCCAGGGCCTCAGCGGCTACTCCATCGACATCAAGCTCGGCGCCGACGGCAATGTCCAGCGCGAGCCGGCACCGGAAAAGAGCGCCGATCCGAAGGTGCTGGCAAGCATCGAGACCCCTTTCCAGAACAGTGGCGGCCTGAAGATGCTGCGCGGCAATATCGGCAAGGCGGTCATCAAGATTTCCGCCGTCAAGCCGGAGCGTCACATCGTTGAAGCGCCGGCCGTGATCTTCCATGATCAGCTGGAGATGCAGCAGGCCTTCAAGGACGGCAAGCTGAACCGCGATTTCGTCGCCGTCGTCCGTTTCCAGGGACCGAAGGCCAACGGCATGCCGGAACTGCACAAGCTGACACCGGCGCTCGGCGTGCTGCAGGATCGCGGTTTCCACGTAGCGCTTTTGACGGACGGACGCATGTCCGGCGCATCGGGCAAAGTTCCGGCCGCCATCCATGTGACGCCGGAAGCCATCGACGGCGGCCCGATCGCCCGCATCAGGGAAGGTGACATCATCCGCATCGATGCGATCGCCGGCACGCTGGAAGTCCTCGTCGATGCCGCCGACATGGCAGAGCGCGAGCCTGTCGTCGCCGATCTCTCGGAGAACGAATTCGGCATGGGCCGGGAACTCTTCGCCCCCTTCCGCCACGCCGCAGGGCCGGCGGATCAGGGCGCGAGCGTCCTGTTCCGCCATTAA